The Pseudomonadota bacterium nucleotide sequence AATATTGGCCGCCTTTTGTGGTAATTGAATTTTCCTTAATTGTGATTCCCTGATTGTCATTCCATTGCTCTGTTTCATCGGAGACATAAACCTGAGACAGCTGGGAATCATGGATGGAATTTTTTTCGATAGCCGGTTTGACGGCAGCCTCGAGAAGCACGCCAACCTTGCAGTTTTCTATGGTATTCGAAGTCATCATCGTCTCAATGGGGGCATTGTCTTTACCCTGTCTGGAATTTACCGTCCCTATCTTTATTCCTGCACCGGATTCTTTGACCGTGTTGTTTTCGACTTTTACATAATTGGATTTATTTTCGACAAATATCCCGGCCTTGCCCACTCGTGAAATAGTGTTGTTTGCAATTATACCATGGGAGGAGCCGACATCGAACCAGATGCCGTTGATATTCTCAGCATAATCAACTATACAGTTTTCGACTTTAGCGCCGCGGGTGGCCATGATCTTGATGGCAGCGGATCGAGATCCACCGCCGCCCTGGATCGGCGGATAGTGGTTGTACATCCATTTGAAAGTGGTATCGGTTATGTGGATATCGTCGTTTTTCCCTTCAATCAAATCCTGTTTGTTGCCTCGGTAGGCGGCGATTCCCTGATCAAAGCATTCGATAAATCGGCAATTGGATATTGTTACGTAATCAATCTGTACGAGCACCACCGGTCTGTAGCATTTTTCAAATGTGCAGTTTTTAATTTGAATTTGTGAACGGAAATATTGATTTTTCGTGTCCCATTGAGCAAAAAAGATGCCGCCGCCGGCCTCGACCTTGTCGAGTTCAACAAACGAAACCCCGGTGTAACCGTAAAAATGCAATCCGTCGATGATAATTCCCCTGAAGACCTTTGAGCCGCTCTCAATAATTGCCGTTGCCAAAACCCCGACTTCAAATGTGTAATTATTTGCATCAAAGCCTTTATTATCAATATCTCTGGGAAAAACAGAGAGAGTGCCGTGTTGTGAATCAAAAAACCATTCTCCCGGTTCATTTACTTCCGATAAGGAAATTTCCTGGTGCGGCGGTATGGGGGTTGCCCCTATGGGATCGGCTTTGAGGAAATCCCCCATTTCTTGGCCATTGCTGTTCTGGATCAGGATACGAGGCTGGAATCTGTTTTTGTTGCTTTTTTTTTTGGAAAAGTTTTTAGCATCATCCCATATATTTCTTTGCCAGAGGGTCTTGCCGTTATTGTCATATTTCTGCCAGCCGCCGTTGATCGCAACGGTTCCGGTAAGCACTACTTTTTCGTCTTTGTAATTTCTGATGGTGATCGGCTGTTCATGGCTGCCGGTGATTTTGAGTCTTACGGATTCACGATACACTCCTTCACGGATATTCAAGATGTCCCCTGGACGGAGTTTCTTGACACCTTTGGATATTGTCTTCCATGGATGGATTATGGTGCCGGCTCCGGCCTTATCGTTTCCCTGGGGGGATACGAAAAATTCCTGTGCAAAAGCTTGTGCGCTGAACAGCAGGAAAATTATGATGAGCAGTAGTAATAATGGTATTTTGATCAGCTTCATGGTGTTAATCGTTCCCGCAAGACTCTTAAAATGAATACTGTGTTTCCGACCACATAGCGCTTGAACATTCTTTTCGGTTCCTGAAGAAGGCGATAGAGCCATTCAAGGCCGGCATCTCCCATCCATTTTGGACATCTTTGTTTGGTGCCTGATAAATATTCAAATGCCGCGCCGCAGGTTAGTATTATTTTTACATTTAGACGGTCCTCGTTTTCAAGTATCCATTTTTCCTGAAGCGGCATGCCAAGTCCAACAACGAGGATATCCGGGGTCGCCTGGTTGATTTGTTCCAGTATAGCATGGTTTTCATCTCCCTGTTTTGCAAAATATCCGTGATGCGTGCCGACTATGTTTATTGAGGGATTTTTCTGGCGGAAGATTTCCGCAGTCATTTGCGCAGCGCCATGAGGCCCGCCTAAAAGAAAAAGGCTGTACCCTTTATCGGTGATGAACTTGGCGAGAGGCAGGCCCCAATCGGCCCAGGTAAGTCTAGGCGGTATGGCATGCCCGAGGATTCTCGCACCCAGCACCAGGCCTGCGCCGTCCACACGGACAATGTCGGCGCGGTTGAAAAAATCCTTGAGCCACGGAAGTTTTGCGGCAAGATTCATGCTGTGGACGTTGCCGGACAAGACAAACCCTTTGTCGTTTCTGGCAATGATTTCGGCGATTCCGGCGTGAAGTTCACTAAGGGTGGCCGGGGTTATCGAACTTCCTGCAATATCGACTTTTTTGAGGGGCGAAGGGTTCATTATCCGATTGAATCCAGAAATTCTTTCATGGAGAGGACATAACTTTGCCGTTTGCCGCTGTGGGTCGAGTCGATGGAAATGAAGTTGTTGTCCTGGCTCCAGCGGGGATGGAGGTCGCAGCGGTTGTACTCATAATAGTTCCACGGAGTAAAAAAAGTGCCTACAAGATGCGATTTATTTTTTTCCAGATCATAAATTACCAATCGCTGATTCCTTGCTTTATCCGGATAGGTGTCGGTGAGCAGGAACCGGCCGTCAGTGGAAACCGAGCAATGGCCGTCACCGAAGTGTTCGAGAACATTTTCGCCGATAATTGATATATCCCCATTGGTTGCATTGACCCGGTAATATTTGTCGCCATGCTCATGGGTTCTTGCCCAGGCGACGAGAGTATCATCATCCAGCCAGTGATAATGGGAAACCATGCGGGCGTTCAACAATAGTTTGAGGCAGCTACCGTCATTATTTGCCGCATACAGCCTTGAGAAACGGCCTTGGGGGTTATAATACCGATGCAGGAAAACAAATCTCTCGCCATTGGAGGAATAGATCAGGTGATTCACCTTGTGGTCGGCTTCGAACATCTCGGGAACCGGATGGAGCCCCATAAGTTGCTTTAATGAAATGATCAGATGACCGATGCCGGTCTTGAGATTTATCCGCCATACACCGTCTTTTTCAGCATCCATTTTTCCTGTAAAATTATTTACTTCAGGGGCATATCCATAACAATCCCGGATCAGAAAGAGGCGTTTGTAATTGATGGACAGGGCTTCGGGTTTCCGGGGACTGAGCGCCTGAATCGGCCAGGGGATGAACTGCTCGTAAGTTGAACCTGGACGGATGATTTTCATTCCCAGGATGCCTTCGTTGATCACGTTGAACACCACGCACTGTTCCTGTTCCTGGTCGATTGTTGCCCATTGCGCCATTGCCCCTTGCTGCCAGTTCCAGGAAAGAGTGGTTCCCAGTTTTGCTGGGGCAGCCTTACCCTTTTCAAGAACTATAACTTCCAGTTTGCCTTTCTGCCAATGGTGGAGAAGCATTTTTTGCATATCGTCCGACCAGGGGGATTTGTCGTAATAGCCGTAGAAATATTCACCGGGGATTGGTTCGATTCTCGCCCACTCAAAGGCTGATTGTAACTTCACCAGCGGCTGCAGCCTGAATTGGAAGCCTCTTTTTCGATAAAAAACGTAGGTGAGGCGTTTATAGGATTCTTTTACAACAATGCGAAGCAATGGAAAATTCTCCAGCACTTTTGCAATTATCCTTTCGATTTTTGAATAGCCGCCCATAAGCCAGCGTCCTTCTGATTTTTGAGGCTGATTAACTAGTGTCTGTCCCTAAACGGTCTTTTTTCCCGATCTCTGTGTTATACGAAAAAAATAATGCTCGGAATATCCTACATATGCCTGTGCTTATTTTTTTCGTATGCCTTAATCTCGAACAAGAATCCTCGTTTATGGACAGACACTAACTACTCATCTTTTGTCCGAAACTGGGCGATTTCTGAAATCAGTTTTCCCGCAACAAGAAGGGAGAG carries:
- a CDS encoding right-handed parallel beta-helix repeat-containing protein codes for the protein MKLIKIPLLLLLIIIFLLFSAQAFAQEFFVSPQGNDKAGAGTIIHPWKTISKGVKKLRPGDILNIREGVYRESVRLKITGSHEQPITIRNYKDEKVVLTGTVAINGGWQKYDNNGKTLWQRNIWDDAKNFSKKKSNKNRFQPRILIQNSNGQEMGDFLKADPIGATPIPPHQEISLSEVNEPGEWFFDSQHGTLSVFPRDIDNKGFDANNYTFEVGVLATAIIESGSKVFRGIIIDGLHFYGYTGVSFVELDKVEAGGGIFFAQWDTKNQYFRSQIQIKNCTFEKCYRPVVLVQIDYVTISNCRFIECFDQGIAAYRGNKQDLIEGKNDDIHITDTTFKWMYNHYPPIQGGGGSRSAAIKIMATRGAKVENCIVDYAENINGIWFDVGSSHGIIANNTISRVGKAGIFVENKSNYVKVENNTVKESGAGIKIGTVNSRQGKDNAPIETMMTSNTIENCKVGVLLEAAVKPAIEKNSIHDSQLSQVYVSDETEQWNDNQGITIKENSITTKGGQYFYKWGGKYTNPADLTGAELKGKSKIKVD
- a CDS encoding WecB/TagA/CpsF family glycosyltransferase, which translates into the protein MNPSPLKKVDIAGSSITPATLSELHAGIAEIIARNDKGFVLSGNVHSMNLAAKLPWLKDFFNRADIVRVDGAGLVLGARILGHAIPPRLTWADWGLPLAKFITDKGYSLFLLGGPHGAAQMTAEIFRQKNPSINIVGTHHGYFAKQGDENHAILEQINQATPDILVVGLGMPLQEKWILENEDRLNVKIILTCGAAFEYLSGTKQRCPKWMGDAGLEWLYRLLQEPKRMFKRYVVGNTVFILRVLRERLTP